The sequence GGATTTGGCTTAACGGCTCCTATTTGCCTTTCGGGGCTTATGACGAAGATATGAGCGGGACTTGGTTCGCCCGCCAGGCGCAGGACTATTTGCGCAGCCGGAAAGGGAAGCCTTTCCTGCTCTTCGCCAGTTTTTACGAACCGCATTCCCCATACCGGTTTCCTATCGAATACCGCAACATGTTCGATCCGAAGACGTTCGAGGTTCCTCAGCCCGGCCCGGATGACGATTGGCAGATTCCGGAAATCTTCCGCGATCTGACCGATTCCGAGAAGCAACGCATTACGGCTTCCTATTACACGTCAACCGCCTTTCTCGACAAAAATATTGGGCTGGTTTTAGACGCATTGGACGAATCGGGATTGAGCGATAATACCATCGTGGTTTATTTCGGCGACCACGGCTATCACTTAGGCCATCATGGACGATTCGAAAAGCATAGCTTCTACGAACGCGCGCCCAAGGCGCCGCTGGTTTTCCGCATTCCTGGAATTACTCCCCAAGGGGAAGCGAACGACGCCCTCGTCGAATTCATCGACATCTTTCCCACCATCGCTGCGGCGTGCGGCGCCGCCCCGCCGAAGGAAGTGGAAGGGGAAAATCTTATCCCAATCATGAAAGGCGAGAAGAAAGAATTGCGCTGGGCCGTATTCAGCGAATATACGGAAAACGAAGAAGCGATGATCCGGACGCATCGCTATAAATTGATCTATTCCAGCGGAAAAAGAGAACGGCAGGACGGCTATCAAACCGGACGCCCAGCGCCGCAACCTATGCGCTTGCTCTTCGACCTGGAAAAGGATCCGGAAGAGATGACTAACCTGGCCGCCAAAGAGGAATACGAGCCGGAAGTCGTCAAATTGGAGCGTGAAATGTTGCGCCGCCTTAAGGAAACCTACCCACAGCAATTCAAAGTTCCCGCCGGGCTGGGATTGGAGGAAGCGCTCGATTGGTACTTGCAGCCGCGCGACGCCGTCATGAGAGTGGGCGCCGAGAAAAAGGGGAAATAGAGAAATTAGTAATACTTCTTTATTTATTGCCTCATGTTACGCGCAATGGGTAATTAAAGGAATCGCTTCCTATCTTCGTTCGAATCACGAAAGCGCGAAAGGAAAAAGAAAACCACGAAAAAAAGAAAAGACTAATAGTTGGCGTAAGGAATCCCGCTGCACGAAAGATTTTTCCGTGAAATCCACAAGAATCCGTGATATCTGTGATTCGAAAATTCCGTGGAATTCGAGTTATTTCGTGTTTTCGTAATTCAAAAACACAAAAGAGGCTCTTGCAAAATTCATAAAATCCGCTTTTTAATTCTCCCCCCAAGATTGGAGGGAGTTAGAGGGGGGTTGATTTTAATGGACTTACGTCAACCCCCTCTCCTGAACGAACGGGCACATAGTTTACATTTTGAACCGGGCACATGGTTTACACTTTTGTCTCGAAAATTGTGGCGGTTCCTTTCTTTTTTTGAAGAGCTAACCCATCTCCAGATATAGCATATTCCGAGTTTCCCATTCATTCAAAAACCTTTTTTTTACCTCCGATCCTACAGTTTATCATACCCTCTCCGATAGTTATTAGCATCAGGAAAAACGGAGACAGGCT comes from Candidatus Omnitrophota bacterium and encodes:
- a CDS encoding sulfatase-like hydrolase/transferase, producing MNYLFHFLLVVCLYSMTLFKPGFAEAETKPNVLVLIGDDHASYVYGAYGNPKARTPNLDRLARSGVRFTNAFANCPMCTASRQSLLTGRLPHSIGVTQLQTALSDEPLTLAELLKEYGYDAACIGKMHFNNQLNDPPLNHGFDTMIDIPDHNRYLKEHPAHPILKEFAVLPPWRPFQEPARIWLNGSYLPFGAYDEDMSGTWFARQAQDYLRSRKGKPFLLFASFYEPHSPYRFPIEYRNMFDPKTFEVPQPGPDDDWQIPEIFRDLTDSEKQRITASYYTSTAFLDKNIGLVLDALDESGLSDNTIVVYFGDHGYHLGHHGRFEKHSFYERAPKAPLVFRIPGITPQGEANDALVEFIDIFPTIAAACGAAPPKEVEGENLIPIMKGEKKELRWAVFSEYTENEEAMIRTHRYKLIYSSGKRERQDGYQTGRPAPQPMRLLFDLEKDPEEMTNLAAKEEYEPEVVKLEREMLRRLKETYPQQFKVPAGLGLEEALDWYLQPRDAVMRVGAEKKGK